A part of Setaria viridis chromosome 8, Setaria_viridis_v4.0, whole genome shotgun sequence genomic DNA contains:
- the LOC140220037 gene encoding uncharacterized protein — MSGEDELLAGGGVPIRPPRLEDAGLEDCALPLESIAEAFSLAAAAVSSRLARFPPSDDSDEEDEEGRVLAPRGGSCVDDAGPARGAVPDADALVVGDGGGGADEVVVVGGGRGGGCEDAVVVGGRVEERDGVVVVGEGSGEKELGKEGGCVEGVLEGVSESGRAHGDEKDDEEVAEKAILVLDFE, encoded by the coding sequence ATGTCGGGTGAAGAtgagctcctcgccggcgggggcgtgcccatccggccgccgcggctggaGGACGCGGGCCTCGAGGACTGCGCGCTACCGCTGGAGTCCATCGCCGAGGCCTTTtccctcgccgcggcggccgtctcCTCCCGCCTCGCCCGCTTCCCCCCCTCCGACGActccgacgaggaggacgaggagggccgCGTCTTGGCACCGCGCGGAGGCAGCTGCGTGGATGATGCCGGGCCCGCCCGTGGGGCTGtccccgacgccgacgcccttgttgtcggcgacggcggcggcggcgccgatgaGGTCGTGGTCGTTGGCGGAGGGCGCGGAGGCGGATGCGAGGACGCGGTGGTGGTCGGTGGGCGCGTGGAAGAGCGGGATGGAGTCGTGGTGGTCGGGGAAGGGAGCGGGGAGAAGGAGCTGGGGAAGGAGGGTGGATGCGTCGAGGGGGTCCTAGAAGGGGTCAGTGAATCGGGGCGTGCGCACGGCGACGAAAAGGACGACGAGGAAGTGGCGGAGAAGGCGATCTTGGTGCTAGATTTTGAGTGA
- the LOC117833885 gene encoding uncharacterized protein has product MTAKELKHKGRVERDGAKKITSTSRRFKLQTLLHSSGSDGPKRSVPKGISRSIKSMWKFQASRAALVDFEKKLCDIEEQRFGTLPNREISSIPFEEKPFGDEVACDHEICRFSVVSIALFDGDCVGENMLFACSGIAIPRKPAPLDLTRFVTSAYLVRVFNERRNRDDKLRVQVRLPDGTTTDGLLGLYDHDIAIVTSIGRLDVCPVDLNIDDCPDGLHHARAVGRAFESGRLMAMPVSLSDRIVVSDRLSVSDKFFVSDSQGQGYTEAALGGPLVGHDCIFQGMVIDLVEYGGAACIIEREFLCTRLELLLACDPKKLRSLDYSLPSGVSSIIPSGFMKTIYRLRSFGYPMPPPLVLELNGRLLNRFEERFGVLRAWKGYPFGAPHQQVLERVWDELEGGVVANISRRVVALASFNGYVRSFACTGLLIKWCGSRATHTVVLTSASLVRSRLNEDDIDENLRIEVFLPPNQRCDGTLELYDLHYNIAIVSIKKGFNSIRPEDIFNKGKQKFYKKVVAVGRDTIHGLLMGTIGEVKFSNKDCKLNCKDLHWSTCKIKKVGIGGPLIDFDGSFVGMNFYDGSSATPFLPRSKVVHALRSAYNSILPSERGCNPVGRGRKTQVSKKRGRKTNRWPVPKPYWFHDGLDVDMYAVHKHIGRTFL; this is encoded by the exons AT GACTGCAAAGGAACTTAAACACAAGGGGCGGGTTGAGAGAGATGGGGCTAAGAAAATAACATCCACAAGTAGAAGGTTCAAACTCCAGACGCTATTGCATTCAAGTGGCAGTGATGGCCCAAAGCGCTCAGTTCCAAAAGGCATAAGCCGTAGCATAAAATCCATGTGGAAAT TTCAAGCGAGCAGGGCTGCGTTGGTTGATTTTGAAAAGAAATTATGTGATATTGAGGAGCAACGATTTGGCACATTACCCAATCGAGAAATTTCAAGCATTCCCTTTGAAGAGAAACCATTTGGTGATGAAGTTGCATGTGACCATGAAATTTGTCGATTCAGTGTTGTCTCAATTGCCttgtttgatggtgattgtgttg GTGAAAACATGTTGTTTGCATGCTCTGGGATAGCTATACCACGTAAGCCTGCTCCACTAGACCTAACAAGATTTGTCACTTCAGCATATTTGGTCAGAGTATTCAATGAGAGAAGGAATAGAGATGATAAATTGAGG GTTCAAGTCCGCCTTCCTGATGGCACAACTACCGATGGTCTTTTGGGACTATATGATCACGATATTGCTATTGTCACATCCATCGGCCGCCTAGATGTCTGTCCTGTAGATCTCAATATTGATGACTGTCCTGATGGTCTTCATCATGCACGAGCTGTTGGGCGTGCCTTTGAGTCAGGCCGTTTGATGGCCATGCCTGTCTCTCTGTCAGACCGCATTGTCGTTTCTGATAGGCTTTCCGTTTCAGATAAGTTTTTTGTTTCAGATAGTCAAGGTCAAGGTTATACGGAG GCTGCGCTTGGAGGGCCACTTGTAGGACATGACTGTATATTTCAGGGGATGGTCATTGATCTTGTTGAGTATGGTGGAGCAGCCTGTATCATAGAACGGGAATTTCTTTGTACACGCTTGGAGCTACTTCTGGCATGCGA tcctaaaaaactccGCTCGCTTGATTATTCACTGCCTTCAGGTGTATCAAGCATAATCCCTTCAG GATTCATGAAAACTATTTACCGATTAAGATCTTTTGGTTATCCAATGCCGCCACCACTTGTACTTGAAT TGAATGGGCGGTTGCTTAATCGATTCGAAGAACGTTTTGGTGTATTACGTGCTTGGAAAGGGTATCCTTTTGGTGCTCCACACCAACAAGTTTTGGAGCGTGTCTGGGATGAACTCGAAGGAGGAGTTGTGGCAAATATATCCCGTCGTGTTGTCGCACTAGCTTCTTTCAATG GGTATGTGAGGTCTTTTGCTTGCACAGGGTTACTTATAAAGTGGTGCGGAAGCAGAGCCACACACACTGTTGTCCTGACTTCTGCCAGTTTGGTTAGAAGTCGTCTTAATGAAGACGACATTGATGAGAATTTGAGG ATTGAGGTGTTTCTCCCGCCGAATCAGCGTTGTGATGGGACATTGGAATTGTATGACTTGCACTACAATATTGCTATTGTTAGCATCAAGAAGGGTTTTAACTCTATTCGTCCAGAAGACATATTTAATAAAGGAAAGCAAAAGTTTTATAAAAAGGTAGTAGCTGTAGGGCGTGACACTATACATGGACTATTAATGGGCACAATTGGTGAAGTGAAATTTAGTAACAAGGATTGCAAACTTAATTGCAAAGATCTTCACTGGTCCACTTGTAAAATCAAGAAG GTTGGGATTGGTGGACCCCTTATTGATTTTGATGGGAGTTTTGTTGGCATGAACTTTTATGATGGAAGCAGTGCAACTCCTTTCCTTCCAAGGAGCAAGGTCGTCCATGCTTTGAGAAGTGCGTATAATTCAATATTACCATCGGAAAG GGGATGCAATCCTGTCGGCAGAGGCAGG